A stretch of Triticum aestivum cultivar Chinese Spring chromosome 1D, IWGSC CS RefSeq v2.1, whole genome shotgun sequence DNA encodes these proteins:
- the LOC123183154 gene encoding GDP-mannose 3,5-epimerase 1 yields MGSTDETGTPYGEYTYAELERELYWPSEKLRISVTGAGGFIGSHIARRLKSEGHYIIASDWKKNEHMTEDMFCHEFHLADLRVMDNCLKVTTNVDHVFNLAADMGGMGFIQSNHSVIMYNNTMISFNMLEAGRINGVKRFFYASSACIYPEFKQLETNVSLKEADAWPAEPQDAYGLEKLATEELCKHYTKDFDIECRIGRFHNIYGPFGTWKGGREKAPAAFCRKAQTSTEQFEMWGDGLQTRSFTFIDECVEGVLRLTKSDFCEPVNIGSDEMVSMNEMAEIVLGFEDKKLPIHHIPGPEGVRGRNSDNTLIKEKLGWAPTMRLKDGLRFTYFWIKEQIEKERTEGKDVALYGSSKVVSTQAPVQLGSLRAADGKE; encoded by the exons ATGGGGAGCACCGACGAGACTGGAACTCCCTATGGCGAGTACACCTATGCTGAGCTGGAGAGGGAGTTGTACTGGCCATCTGAGAAGCTGAGAATCTCGGTTACTGGAGCTGGTGGTTTCATTGGATCCCATATTGCTCGCCGCCTGAAGAGTGAGGGGCACTACATCATTGCCTCTGACTGGAAGAAGAACGAGCATATGACCGAGGACATGTTCTGCCATGAGTTCCACCTTGCTGACCTCAGGGTCATGGACAACTGCCTTAAGGTCACCACCAACGTCGACCATGTCTTCAATCTTGCTGCGGATATGGGAGGCATGGGGTTCATTCAGTCCAACCACTCTGTTATCATGTACAACAACACCATGATCAGTTTCAACATGCTTGAGGCCGGGCGTATCAACGGTGTGAAGAG GTTCTTCTATGCCTCGAGCGCATGCATCTACCCTGAATTCAAACAGCTTGAGACAAATGTGAGCTTGAAGGAAGCTGATGCCTGGCCTGCTGAG CCACAAGATGCCTATGGCTTGGAGAAGCTCGCGACCGAGGAGCTGTGCAAGCACTACACTAAGGACTTTGACATCGAGTGCCGTATTGGCCGTTTTCACAACATTTACGGTCCCTTTGGAACATGGAAAG GCGGTCGCGAGAAGGCACCAGCTGCCTTCTGTAGAAAGGCTCAGACCTCCACCGAACAGTTCGAGATGTGGGGTGATGGTCTCCAGACTCGATCGTTCACTTTTATCGACGAGTGCGTCGAGGGTGTTCTGAG ATTGACAAAGTCGGACTTCTGCGAGCCCGTGAACATTGGAAGCGATGAAATGGTGAGCATGAACGAGATGGCTGAGATTGTTCTTGGCTTCGAGGACAAGAAGCTGCCCATCCACCACATCCCTGGTCCAGAGGGTGTCCGCGGCCGCAACTCTGACAACACCCTCATCAAGGAGAAGCTTGGCTGGGCCCCCACAATGAGGCTCAAG GATGGCCTAAGGTTCACCTACTTCTGGATCAAGGAGCAGATCGAGAAGGAGAGGACCGAGGGGAAGGACGTCGCCCTGTATGGATCATCCAAGGTGGTGTCCACACAGGCACCGGTGCAGCTGGGCTCCCTCCGCGCGGCTGACGGGAAGGAGTAA